The following proteins come from a genomic window of Deinococcus sp. KSM4-11:
- a CDS encoding ABC transporter substrate-binding protein: MTQVKKFTAAALGTLLLGTALAQSKDIIVIVKATNSPYWQIVLSGAKQAGKDYGVNVIAQGAAAESDIAGQISILENAAARKPMAIVISPTANDPLGAPIDAVAAAKIPLIMIDSGAKTTAYTSFLTTNNVAAGALAADALAADIKAHTGKIEGNVAIMTSLPGVGSLTARDKGFKDQLAKKYPGLKVVANRIGDDDATKALSVMLDIMSANPNLVGVFADNLTMGVGVGKALEEQKLGDKVSAVSFDSSDQLVTYLKNGAIDSLIIQDPYMMGYGGVRAAMLAASGSKLPKDVDTGAYSVTLKNMNSAQIQGLLDSSKRKIDKNKLGLGF, from the coding sequence ATGACCCAAGTCAAGAAGTTCACCGCCGCTGCCCTGGGCACCCTGCTGCTGGGCACCGCCCTGGCGCAGAGCAAGGACATCATCGTGATCGTGAAGGCCACCAACTCGCCGTACTGGCAGATCGTCCTGAGCGGAGCCAAACAGGCCGGCAAGGACTACGGCGTGAACGTGATCGCGCAGGGGGCCGCCGCCGAGAGCGACATTGCCGGGCAGATCAGCATCCTGGAGAACGCCGCGGCGCGCAAACCCATGGCCATCGTGATCTCCCCGACGGCCAACGATCCGCTGGGTGCCCCGATCGACGCGGTCGCGGCGGCGAAAATCCCGCTGATCATGATCGACTCGGGCGCCAAGACCACCGCCTACACCTCGTTCCTGACGACCAACAACGTGGCCGCCGGGGCGCTCGCGGCCGACGCGCTGGCCGCCGACATCAAGGCCCACACCGGGAAAATCGAGGGCAACGTGGCGATCATGACGTCGCTGCCGGGCGTGGGTTCCCTGACCGCCCGCGACAAGGGCTTCAAGGATCAGCTGGCCAAGAAGTACCCCGGCCTGAAGGTGGTCGCCAACCGCATCGGCGACGACGACGCCACCAAGGCGCTGTCGGTCATGCTCGACATCATGTCGGCCAATCCGAACCTGGTGGGGGTCTTCGCGGACAACCTGACCATGGGCGTGGGCGTGGGCAAGGCGCTGGAGGAGCAGAAGCTGGGCGACAAGGTCTCGGCCGTGAGCTTCGATTCCAGCGACCAGCTCGTGACCTATCTCAAGAACGGCGCCATCGACAGCCTGATCATCCAGGATCCGTACATGATGGGCTACGGCGGCGTGCGCGCCGCGATGCTGGCCGCCAGCGGCAGCAAGCTGCCCAAGGACGTGGACACCGGCGCGTACTCGGTCACGCTGAAGAACATGAACTCGGCGCAGATCCAGGGACTGCTCGATTCCAGCAAGCGCAAGATCGACAAGAACAAGCTGGGGCTGGGCTTCTGA
- a CDS encoding FadR/GntR family transcriptional regulator, protein MPLEALESRRLYAQIADQVATLIATGEYRPGDQLPSERDLAEQLRVSRPTVREAMIALEVRGLIDIRVGVGMFVRPRGARPGRRTALPRHTALEVIQARVLIEPQVAALAAETITDRDLTSLNKHLEALKVAFDRGQWSAADDRAIHETVARATGNQLLADLIEELFNDRDSAVALKFDEHLGQMPHVREHSFDDHRKVVEALERRDPDAARAAMHDHLAYVQSEMLAGWSGDAT, encoded by the coding sequence GTGCCGCTTGAAGCGCTGGAATCGCGGCGGCTGTACGCCCAGATCGCCGATCAGGTCGCCACGCTGATCGCCACCGGCGAGTACCGTCCGGGCGACCAGCTGCCGTCGGAACGTGACCTGGCCGAACAGCTGCGCGTCAGCCGCCCCACGGTTCGGGAGGCCATGATCGCGCTGGAAGTGCGCGGTCTGATCGACATCCGCGTGGGCGTGGGCATGTTCGTCCGGCCGCGCGGCGCCCGGCCCGGGCGCCGCACGGCCCTGCCGCGCCACACGGCCCTGGAGGTCATCCAGGCGCGGGTGCTGATCGAACCCCAGGTCGCGGCGCTCGCCGCCGAGACGATCACGGACAGGGATCTGACCTCCCTAAACAAACACCTGGAGGCCCTGAAGGTGGCCTTCGACCGGGGGCAGTGGTCGGCGGCCGACGACCGCGCCATCCACGAGACGGTCGCCCGCGCGACCGGCAACCAGCTCCTGGCCGATCTGATCGAGGAACTCTTCAATGACCGTGACAGCGCCGTGGCCCTGAAATTCGACGAGCATCTGGGCCAGATGCCGCACGTGCGCGAGCATTCCTTCGACGATCACCGCAAGGTCGTGGAGGCGCTCGAACGCCGTGATCCGGACGCCGCCCGCGCCGCCATGCACGACCACCTCGCGTATGTCCAGAGCGAGATGCTGGCCGGCTGGTCCGGCGACGCCACCTGA